One part of the Glycine max cultivar Williams 82 chromosome 14, Glycine_max_v4.0, whole genome shotgun sequence genome encodes these proteins:
- the GLYII-8 gene encoding putative hydroxyacylglutathione hydrolase, producing MRIHHIACLQDNYSYLIVDESTKEAAAVDPVEPEKVLEVASSHGLTLKFVLTTHHHWDHAGGNDKIKQLVPGIKVYGGSIENVKGCTDKVENGDKVSLGAEITILALHTPCHTQGHISYYVTGKEDEQPAVFTGDTLFIASCGKFFEGTAEQMYQSLNVTLASLPKSTRVYCGHEYSVNNLQFALTLEPDNLRIQQKLTWARNQRQAGQATIPSTIEDELETNPFMRVDLPEIQERVGCKSPVEALGEIRKQKDNWRG from the exons atgagaatccaTCACATAGCATGCCTCCAAGACAATTATTCCTATCT GATCGTAGACGAGAGCACGAAGGAAGCCGCGGCGGTGGACCCGGTCGAACCGGAGAAGGTTCTTGAAGTTGCCAGCTCGCACGGCCTCACTCTCAAATTCGTCCTCACCACCCACCATCACTG GGATCATGCTGGTGGAAACGACAAGATAAAGCAGCTGGTGCCAGGAATCAAAGTCTATGGTGGTTCCATTGAAAACGTCAAGGGTTGCACTGACAAAGTTGAAAACGGTGATAAGGTCTCTCTTGGAGCTGAAATCACTATATTGGCCCTTCACACTCCTTG CCACACACAAGGTCATATAAGTTACTATGTTACTGGCAAAGAGGATGAGCAACCGGCTGTTTTTACTGGAGATACATTG TTTATTGCTAGTTGTGGGAAATTTTTTGAAGGAACTGCAGAACAGATGTATCAGTCACTTAATGTAACACTCGCTTCATTACCAAAGTCAACTCGAGTATACTGTGGCCATGAG TACTCAGTGAACAACTTGCAATTTGCTCTGACACTTGAGCCAGACAATTTGAGGATACAACAAAAATTAACCTGGGCTCGGAATCAACGACAAGCTGGCCAAGCAACAATTCCCTCAACCATTGAGGATGAGTTGGAGACCAATCCCTTTATGAGGGTTGATCTACCTGAGATCCAG GAGAGGGTGGGCTGCAAGTCACCTGTTGAAGCATTAGGAGAGATAAGGAAGCAGAAAGACAATTGGAGAGGCTAA
- the LOC100305619 gene encoding 60S ribosomal protein L10-like produces the protein MGRRPARCYRQIKNKPYPKSRFCRGVPDPKIRIYDVGMKKKGVDEFPFCVHLVSWEKENVSSEALEAARIACNKYMAKFAGKDAFHLRVRVHPFHVLRINKMLSCAGADRLQTGMRGAFGKPQGTCARVAIGQVLLSVRCKDSNSHHAQEALRRAKFKFPGRQKIIVSRKWGFTKFSRSDYLKFKSENRIVPDGVNAKLLGCHGPLANREPGRAFLDTATSS, from the exons ATGGGGCGGA GACCTGCGAGGTGTTATAGGCAAATTAAGAACAAGCCATACCCCAAGTCACGTTTCTGCCGTGGTGTTCCTGATCCCAAGATCAGGATTTATGATGTTGGTATGAAGAAGAAGGGTGTTGATGAGTTTCCTTTCTGTGTCCATCTGGTTAGTTGGGAGAAGGAAAATGTTTCAAGTGAGGCCCTGGAAGCTGCTCGCATTGCTTGCAACAAGTACATGGCCAAATTTGCTGGAAAGGATGCTTTCCACTTGAGAGTCAGGGTGCACCCATTCCATGTTCTTAGGATCAACAAGATGCTTTCGTGTGCTGGTGCTGATAGGCTCCAAACTGGAATGAGAGGTGCTTTTGGAAAGCCACAGGGTACTTGTGCTAGAGTGGCTATTGGACAGGTCCTTCTTTCTGTCCGCTGCAAGGACAGCAACAGCCATCATGCTCAGGAGGCTCTTCGCCGTGCCAAGTTCAAGTTCCCTGGTCGTCAAAAGATTATAGTTAGCAGGAAATG GGGCTTCACCAAGTTTAGCCGTTCTGATTATCTCAAGTTCAAGTCAGAGAACAGAATTGTGCCCGATGGTGTGAATGCAAAG CTTCTTGGGTGCCATGGACCATTGGCCAATCGTGAACCTGGAAGAGCCTTTTTGGATACTGCTACTAGTTCTTAG
- the LOC100775340 gene encoding probable inactive receptor kinase At5g58300, giving the protein MKFQFHAVPFVLLSFTVSLFGLIEADLNSDRQALLEFFSNVPHAPRLNWSDSTPICTSWAGVTCNQNGTSVIEIHLPGAGFKGSIPKNSLGKLDSLKILSLHSNGLRGNLPSDILSIPSLQYVNLQQNNFSGLIPSTISPKLIALDISSNNFSGSIPTTFQNLSRLTWLYLQNNSISGAIPDLKNLTSLKYLNLSYNNLNGSIPNSIINYPYTSFVGNSHLCGPPLNNCSAASPPSSSTSSLSPSPSPSPVYQPLSPAATPQNRSATTSKSYFGLATILALAIGGCAFISLLLLIIFVCCLKRNKSQSSGILTRKAPCAGKAEISKSFGSGVQEAEKNKLFFFEGCSYSFDLEDLLKASAEVLGKGSYGTTYRAALEDGTTVVVKRLREVLVGKKEFEQQMEVVGRIGRHPNVMPLRAYYYSKDEKLLVYDYISGGSLFSLLHGNRGMGRAPLDWDSRMKIALGAAKGIASIHTDHMDSKLTHGNIKSSNVLITQQHDGCITDVGLTPMMSTQSTMSRANGYRAPEVTEYRRITQKSDVYSFGVLLLELLTGKAPLGYPGYEDMVDLPRWVRSVVREEWTAEVFDEELLRGQYFEEEMVQMLQIALACVAKLADNRPTMDETVRNIQEIRLPELKNPNTSSESDSNLQTP; this is encoded by the exons ATGAAGTTCCAATTCCATGCAGTTCCATTTGTTCTACTAAGCTTCACAGTGTCTCTATTTGGTCTGATTGAAGCTGACTTGAACTCTGACAGACAAGCTCTCCTTGAGTTCTTTTCCAATGTTCCACATGCCCCAAGGCTAAACTGGAGTGATTCTACTCCAATTTGCACTTCTTGGGCTGGTGTCACTTGCAACCAAAATGGAACTAGTGTCATTGAAATCCATCTTCCAGGAGCTGGATTCAAGGGCTCCATTCCAAAGAACAGCCTAGGAAAACTAGATTCTCTTAAAATTCTTAGCCTTCACTCCAATGGCCTTAGAGGAAACCTTCCTTCTGACATTCTCTCCATTCCTTCACTCCAATATGTAAACCTGCAGCAGAATAACTTCTCAGGCCTAATCCCTTCCACTATCTCACCTAAACTCATAGCATTGGATATTTCTTCTAACAACTTTTCTGGAAGTATTCCAACTACCTTTCAGAATCTTAGTAGACTCACCTGGTTGTATCTCCAAAACAATTCCATCTCTGGAGCTATCCCTGACTTAAAAAACCTTACAAGTCTTAAGTATTTGAATTTGAGCTATAACAACTTGAATGGCTCAATTCCAAATTCCATCATCAATTATCCATACACTTCTTTTGTTGGAAACTCTCACTTGTGCGGACCACCTCTCAATAATTGTTCTGCAGCCTCTCCTCCATCTTCTTCTACTTcctctctttctccttctccttctccttctcctgtTTATCAACCACTCTCTCCAGCAGCAACTCCCCAAAATAGAAGTGCTACCACTTCAAAGAGCTACTTTGGCCTAGCTACTATACTTGCTCTAGCAATTGGAGGATGTGCCTTCATCTCCCTCCTACTTTTGATTATCTTTGTATGTTGTTTGAAGAGGAACAAGAGTCAAAGCAGTGGCATTCTGACAAGAAAGGCACCTTGTGCTGGaaaggctgagatttcaaagaGTTTTGGGAGTGGAGTGCAAGAGGCTGAAAAGAACAAGTTGTTTTTCTTTGAAGGTTGCTCTTACAGCTTTGACCTTGAAGACTTGTTAAAGGCTTCAGCTGAAGTTCTGGGAAAGGGGAGCTATGGAACAACATATAGGGCTGCTTTGGAGGATGGAACAACAGTGGTGGTTAAAAGGTTGAGGGAAGTTCTAGTTGGAAAGAAGGAGTTTGAGCAGCAGATGGAGGTTGTAGGAAGAATTGGAAGGCACCCCAATGTCATGCCCCTTAGAGCTTATTACTATTCCAAAGATGAGAAACTTCTAGTCTATGACTACATTTCAGGAGGCAGCTTGTTTTCCTTGTTGCACG GAAACAGAGGCATGGGAAGAGCTCCATTAGACTgggattcaagaatgaagattgCACTAGGAGCTGCAAAGGGAATTGCTTCCATTCACACTGATCACATGGACTCAAAACTCACTCATGGCAACATCAAGTCCTCCAATGTGCTCATAACCCAACAACATGATGGCTGCATCACTGATGTAGGACTCACTCCTATGATGAGCACTCAATCAACCATGTCAAGAGCCAATGGCTACCGTGCTCCTGAAGTAACCGAGTATCGGAGGATCACTCAGAAGTCTGATGTTTACAGCTTTGGGGTGCTCCTTCTAGAACTGCTCACTGGCAAGGCCCCACTGGGATATCCTGGCTATGAGGACATGGTTGATCTTCCAAGGTGGGTGAGGTCTGTGGTTCGCGAGGAATGGACGGCTGAAGTTTTCGACGAGGAACTTCTTAGAGGGCAATATTTTGAAGAGGAGATGGTGCAGATGCTTCAGATTGCACTGGCCTGTGTGGCAAAGCTGGCAGATAATAGGCCAACAATGGATGAAACTGTTAGGAACATACAGGAAATTAGGCTTCCCGAGTTGAAGAACCCTAACACATCATCCGAGTCTGATTCTAATCTACAAACTCCATGA
- the PHT1-11 gene encoding inorganic phosphate transporter 1-11 has product MATNQGVLSTLDNAKTQSYHFKAIVIAGMGFFTDAYDLFCITAVIKLIGRLYYYDPNSHSPGKLPKNVNNAITGVALCGTLAGQLFFGWLGDKLGRKRVYGITLVTMVGCALASGLSFGSTAKSVVASLCFFRFWLGFGIGGDYPLSAVIMSEYANQKTRGAFVAAVFAMQGVGILVAGGVAMLVSKLFLFAYPARIFAEDAVQSTQPEADFVWRIVLMFGAFPAALTYYWRMKMPETARYTALVEGDHKKAVEDMAKVLDNDIPLEESNARVAATPGPSYGFFSSKFLEKHGLHLLGTTSTWFLLDIAFYSLQLTQKDFYPASGLVPKDSRMNAIEEVFLLSKAMFTVALFATVPGYWCTVYFIDKIGRYKIQLVGFFVMSVCMWILGRKYGEYRGVDCSSDDRLEYCDGNLPMFIILFGLTLFFANFGPNSTTFIVPAELFPARFRSTCHGISAAAGKAGAIIGAFVVQSYTDNAEDKIKGMKKALMTLSVVNFLGFFCTFLVPETRGRSLEEISGEDKELPGNITQDNANETTTDKQKGTKNSNVEKLPETLMV; this is encoded by the coding sequence ATGGCCACGAACCAAGGTGTCCTCTCAACACTTGACAATGCCAAGACACAAAGCTACCACTTCAAGGCAATTGTGATAGCCGGGATGGGGTTCTTCACCGATGCATATGATCTCTTCTGCATCACTGCAGTTATCAAGCTCATAGGTCGCTTGTACTACTATGATCCCAATAGTCATAGTCCAGGAAAGCTTCCAAAGAATGTAAACAATGCAATAACAGGAGTTGCATTGTGCGGCACCCTCGCGGGGCAACTCTTCTTTGGCTGGCTGGGTGACAAACTCGGCCGAAAAAGGGTTTATGGCATAACACTTGTGACCATGGTGGGTTGTGCCTTGGCATCAGGGCTTTCTTTTGGCTCCACAGCCAAGAGTGTGGTTGCTAGTCTTTGCTTCTTCAGGTTCTGGCTAGGATTTGGCATTGGAGGAGATTACCCTCTCTCAGCTGTTATTATGTCTGAATATGCCAATCAAAAGACCAGGGGAGCTTTTGTTGCTGCTGTTTTTGCTATGCAAGGTGTGGGAATATTGGTTGCTGGAGGTGTGGCCATGTTGGTCTCCAAACTCTTCCTATTTGCCTATCCTGCCAGAATTTTTGCAGAAGATGCTGTGCAATCCACTCAGCCAGAAGCAGACTTTGTTTGGAGAATAGTGCTTATGTTTGGTGCATTTCCTGCAGCCTTAACTTATTACTGGCGAATGAAAATGCCAGAAACTGCAAGGTACACTGCCTTAGTGGAAGGAGATCACAAGAAAGCTGTTGAAGATATGGCCAAAGTTCTTGATAATGATATACCTTTAGAAGAATCAAATGCCAGGGTTGCTGCCACACCTGGCCCCTCTTATGGATTCTTCTCTTCAAAGTTTCTTGAAAAGCATGGACTTCACCTGCTAGGAACAACCAGCACCTGGTTTTTGTTGGACATTGCCTTCTACAGTCTTCAGCTAACACAAAAAGACTTTTACCCTGCAAGTGGACTTGTACCCAAGGACTCCCGAATGAATGCTATAGAGGAGGTTTTTCTACTCTCCAAAGCAATGTTTACCGTGGCTCTGTTTGCCACTGTCCCTGGATACTGGTGCACAGTGTACTTCATTGACAAGATTGGAAGGTACAAAATCCAACTTGTTGGATTTTTTGTAATGTCTGTTTGCATGTGGATTTTGGGACGCAAATATGGAGAATATAGGGGAGTTGACTGCAGCTCAGATGACAGATTAGAATATTGTGATGGAAACCTCCCTATGTTTATCATTCTTTTTGGACTCACCCTTTTCTTTGCAAACTTTGGACCCAATAGCACAACATTTATAGTGCCAGCAGAGCTGTTCCCTGCCAGGTTCCGTTCAACATGCCATGGGATATCAGCAGCAGCTGGGAAAGCAGGAGCTATCATTGGTGCTTTTGTGGTTCAAAGCTATACAGATAATGCAGAAGACAAAATCAAAGGGATGAAGAAGGCACTTATGACACTTTCAGTTGTcaattttcttggattcttctgCACTTTCTTAGTGCCAGAAACACGAGGTCGATCACTTGAAGAAATCTCAGGAGAAGATAAAGAACTCCCAGGCAATATTACTCAAGACAATGCAAATGAGACAACAACTGATAAACAAAAGGGAACAAAAAACTCTAATGTTGAGAAACTTCCAGAAACCTTGATGGTTTAG
- the LOC100803509 gene encoding serine/threonine-protein kinase AtPK2/AtPK19: MVSAQFSILNENGSQKPFLNQLLLPNGPPDRLPSSNCVDFEFSDVFGPSPVEASNSISVSSEKHGNSVATRGSSENIYKDPDCIHIRSQSLLAPTTCIGQSLQLSKLTFHETDDALDLVEEVFIETHEELKEYSVNNYCLNNQTIGVQDFEVLKVVGQGAFGKVYQVRRTGTSEIYAMKVMRKDKIMQRNHAEYVKSERDILTKLDNPFVVRIRYAFQTKYRLYLVLDFVNGGHLFFHLYHQGLFREDLARFYAAEIICAVSYLHANDIMHRDLKPENILLDADGHAVLTDFGLAKKFNENERSNSMCGTVEYMAPEIVMGKGHDKAADWWSVGILLYEMLTGKPPFSGGNRHKIQQKIIKDKIKLPAFLSNEAHSLLKGLLQKDVSKRLGSGSRGSEEIKSHKWFKLVNWKKLECRETRPSFVPDVAGKYCVANFEERWTSMPLLNSPAASPKKDDNTFNKFSYSGTPVAS, from the exons ATGGTTTCCGCCCAGTTCTCTATCTTGAATGAAAATGGTTCACAGAAGCCTTTCCTGAATCAGTTGCTTCTACCAAATGGGCCGCCTGATCGTTTGCCTTCTTCCAATTGTGTGGATTTTGAATTTTCTGATGTGTTTGGACCATCTCCTGTTGAAGCCTCAAATTCAATATCAGTAAGCTCTGAGAAACATGGGAATTCAGTAGCTACACGAGGTTCAAGTGAAAATATTTACAAGGATCCCGATTGCATTCACATCCGCTCTCAATCTTTATTGGCTCCCACAACCTGTATTGGTCAGTCCTTGCAACTTAGCAAGCTCACCTTTCATGAGACAGATGATGCATTGGATCTTGTGGAGGAGGTCTTTATAGAAACACATGAAGAACTTAAGGAATATTCTGTTAATAATTACTGTCTGAATAATCAGACTATTGGTGTTCAGGATTTTGAAGTGTTGAAGGTTGTTGGCCAAGGTGCTTTTGGTAAGGTGTATCAAGTGAGGAGGACTGGTACTTCTGAAATATATGCTATGAAGGTCATGCGAAAGGATAAGATCATGCAGAGAAACCATGCTGAATATGTCAAATCTGAAAGGGATATATTGACAAAGCTGGACAACCCATTTGTTGTGCGGATCAGATATGCATTCCAA ACCAAATACAGGTTGTACCTTGTGCTTGATTTTGTCAATGGTGGCCaccttttctttcatctctatcACCAAGGCCTATTTAG GGAAGATTTGGCTCGCTTCTATGCTGCAGAGATTATTTGTGCTGTTTCTTATCTTCATGCAAATGATATAATGCACAGGGATCTTAAGCCTGAAAATATTCTTCTTGATGCAGATGGTCAT GCAGTGTTAACAGATTTTGGCCTGGCTAAGAAGTTCAATGAGAATGAAAGGTCAAATTCTATGTGTGGAACTGTAGAGTACATGGCCCCTGAAATTGTTATGGGAAAAGGCCATGATAAGGCAGCTGATTGGTGGAGTGTGGGGATTTTACTATATGAAATGCTTACAGGAAAG CCTCCTTTCTCTGGTGGAAATAGACACAAGATCCAGCAGAAGATAATTAAAGACAAAATCAAGCTCCCAGCTTTTTTGTCAAATGAGGCACATTCACTGTTAAAAGGG TTGTTGCAGAAAGATGTCAGTAAACGCCTTGGCAGTGGATCAAGAGGCAGTGAGGAGATTAAAAGCCACAAGTGGTTTAAATTAGTCAATTGGAAGAAACTGGAATGCCGTGAAACTAGGCCAAGCTTTGTCCCAGATGTTGCTGGGAAGTACTGTGTTGCTAACTTCGAGGAGCGGTGGACTAGTATGCCCTTGCTGAATTCTCCAGCTGCCAGTCCCAAAAAGGATGACAATACATTCAACAAGTTCTCATATTCTGGTACTCCGGTTGCGTCATGA
- the LOC102665375 gene encoding protein MAIN-LIKE 1-like, producing MNQSRLVDLATTWYHATNRGLVNVLLERQHQEVSSFHLSVKEMTITLDDVSCLFLFLVISKPIDHVPLFFNIKAVKILLMSHLGILIVTKASTAANAGVRVRLTWLEDLYRRYVESGFYVWAATTYLLHLINNMIFGDKYTTHVHVSYLQYLDTWMFATSTHGE from the coding sequence ATGAACCAGTCGAGGTTAGTAGACCTTGCTACGACATGGTATCATGCCACGAATAGGGGCTTGGTGAATGTGCTTTTAGAGAGGCAACACCAGGAGGTGTCTTCCTTCCACCTGTCCGTTAAAGAAATGACCATCACACTAGATGATGTGtcttgtttgtttctctttcttgTCATAAGCAAGCCCATTGATCATGTCCCGTTATTCTTCAACATAAAGGCAGTGAAGATCCTGTTAATGAGTCATCTGGGTATTCTGATAGTAACAAAGGCTTCCACAGCGGCAAACGCAGGTGTCAGGGTGAGGTTGACGTGGTTAGAAGACCTTTACCGCCGCTATGTTGAGTCAGGCTTTTATGTTTGGGCTGCAACGACTTATCTCTTGCACTTGATCAACAATATGATATTTGGTGACAAGTACACCACTCACGTCCATGTCTCCTACCTCCAATACCTCGACACATGGATGTTTGCCACAAGTACACATGGGGAATAG